The nucleotide window AACCTTTCGAAATAAActtaaacaaaacaagcaacaaaagaaaaaaaatactgaacgcaaaaacaacaaaaaacattcGTTCAACACGCTGAGAATTTCCCAAGCCTTTTTGCGTTAATCCACAGTTTCCAACCGCAGACAAAATATTTTGATTCGTAGGCCGATTGATATTAGCGGaaatatcattttgtttttgacagcGAGAGGCTAATATAAATTAAAGCTAATTGATGCTTATCTAAGAAAGCAATAATTAAAATTCATCTTTACGCAAAATTTGAGAACCCTAGCTGCTTTGTTGTAGTCTGAGTTTCCTCAAGAAAGGACGCGTCTTTTCCTCTTGTTTAAGATAGAGAGCGCATCTGTAGCAGAAGGAAAGCTAAATGAAATGGAAAGATAAATCGTGACGGTGATTCAATAATTCTGAAGGTTTGGAGCCACGTCTTcgaaaaggaaataaatgaaaaactATCAGCAATAATTGAAATGTTTCAAAGAAGAATCGATTTTGAAATAATGTTATCGAGGATCCTGTAAAGGTGTTTCCACTCAAAGAGTTTTCCAAATGGAATCGGCGCACACTATTTGGTTTATATTGAAATCTAATCGAGGATATCTGAATAATCCACTAAAGcatatattaatatttttccaTTTCTCCTATCTGCAAGGCAGACGATAGAATCATTGTTTATAGACCCTATTGACTATTAGACGTATGAttgtttttaaaacaaaacaaaaacaaaatggcgacaAATGGATCTCAGGGAGAGCAATAAAATCGTCAGCGAAGctattaagaatttgattgataGCGTACGTAGGCAGCATATTCTCATAATAGTCACAAATTTCTTATCTGACAACCGATTGCATCGGAGATATTTCGCAGTCAGTAGTGGCAATTTGGTTTTAGGTTTGTTTAGCAAAACCTACTTTAGTATTAAGCCTAATCATAGTTTAATTAAAGCCTATGATCGGTACATCCAGTGATATGCAAAGTCGGTGCTCAACTTTCTCTCAGGCgtactttttttttgcttacaaGTTTAGAATATTCGGTAAAGCCAAATATAGGCTGCCTACGATTAGTAAACAGGTGCAAATAGCTTTTATGTAAAACAAACCTTTTCCATATTTAATATGAGCGGAAAAAATTCGTTGCTTGAGGGATTAGGAAAATGTTATCCTgtcaaacgaaataaaaaagaataatttgtgAGTCTCTTTTCGTATTACCTTTTCATAACATCCTTTTATTGTACagacagaaaacaaaatttcattaAATGACTTTTCCCGTTCAAACAAATCAGAACTTATGATGCCCAAATGTTTCGTCAAACAAGACAATAAACTCGTCGGAAACTTGTCGGATATCTTCTCGGTTTCAATCGtttattgtaaaataaacaGTTCACGTTGAAGAATTGGTAGTTTTGTTGCAAAGAATCATAAACCAGTGTTCTCGAATTAATGTCTATTTTctgatttcattttttatttcatttttgtaaCAAAAAGGTTCCTCAGCCAAAAAATTTCATCCATTGAACTAAAATGTCCTCATTCCCTACGTATTTGTCTTCGAAATCTTCCTCTCCGCCTTCACTTGTCTGCCGTTGAATTTGCGAGTTATTCTTCTCGTCTGAATCCACATCCAAAGTATAGTCACGTTCACTCGTGAAAAACGTGCTTGCATGTTTTAAGTTCAATGATGGTAGACTGTAGTGTCGTTTGCTCTCTTTTTTACTTGGAGGGAACGAAATTGGCCGAGAAAAAGAGCAATTATTTACCAGTTTTTTAGTTCCTTTTGCTGGTAAAGTAAATGGAACTGGTACGAGAGATGACTTTCGTCGCCTAGCAAGTTTCACAGAGCTCTCAGCTGCATCATCCTTTCGCATTTGTGATGGTGTGTGACTTTGTATTGATAACACTGTGACTTCGGGGAGCActttattttttgtctttcCGAGTCGCGCCATCGGCAACCCTGATTTCGTGTTATGTTCGGTTAAATAGCACATAGGATCTGAATGTCTTCTTGGTGTCGATAAGTCCTGCCTTGTTCTTTCGCTTTTTGCGCTGTAGTCACCGTCCATCTCTTGCGGTGCGGGAGATCGCTTACAGAATCCGCTTTCACTTTCATCACTGAAA belongs to Acropora muricata isolate sample 2 chromosome 9, ASM3666990v1, whole genome shotgun sequence and includes:
- the LOC136928343 gene encoding uncharacterized protein, coding for MVESIFGGKPTHPLGCFEREVFQTPLVAERRLSVQSTHLKTISETGDDSAPVHGAKSDLKFQNVVIEGQTGYRRLRTKSLPAIYRDGSYLRIKPATTSSLSCQKRRYSEPAVFTAKQIIHRLARRSSDNNSSFSDESESGFCKRSPAPQEMDGDYSAKSERTRQDLSTPRRHSDPMCYLTEHNTKSGLPMARLGKTKNKVLPEVTVLSIQSHTPSQMRKDDAAESSVKLARRRKSSLVPVPFTLPAKGTKKLVNNCSFSRPISFPPSKKESKRHYSLPSLNLKHASTFFTSERDYTLDVDSDEKNNSQIQRQTSEGGEEDFEDKYVGNEDILVQWMKFFG